The following are encoded in a window of Torulaspora globosa chromosome 4, complete sequence genomic DNA:
- the MCM6 gene encoding MCM DNA helicase complex subunit MCM6 (ancestral locus Anc_3.509), translating to MPSPLPINTPSSNRASNSSPPPSSFGGGFGSASGFDQESHLGSRAQFPSSSQPQPAAFAATGTSQLSSQNAFSDDRSGDAAPDLPMQSMRRRTINHVKKVEDVTGEKVREAFELFLEEFSLPTADGERRDKVYRAQIEFMKIYDLSTIYIDYRHLSMRENGALALAISEQYYRFLPFLLKGLRAVIRKYAPDLLLSGDSLDNSEGGIEDYTNSQGNSQAAETRQSTGSRTSGSQEQGERVFQISFYNLPTVHRIRDIRSEKIGSLLSISGTVTRTSEVRPELFKGSFTCDMCRAIVDNVEQAFKYTEPSFCPNPSCENRAFWTLNVSRSKFLDWQKARIQENSNEIPTGSMPRTLDVILRGDCVERAKPGDRCKFTGTEIVVPNVAQLGLPGVKPTSTMDTKGIARSSEGLNNGVSGLRSLGVRDLTYSISFLACHVVSIGSNVGQAQPDETDLESNLQATNNLQTTNVYNDDGKDQEVFLNSLNSNEINELKEMVKDEHVYDKLVRSIAPAVFGHEAVKKGILLQMLGGVHKSTIEGIKLRGDINICIVGDPSTSKSQFLKYVTSFATRSVYTSGKASSAAGLTAAVVRDEEGGDYTIEAGALMLADNGICCIDEFDKMDVSDQVAIHEAMEQQTISIAKAGIHATLNARTSILAAANPVGGRYNRKLSLRGNLNMSAPIMSRFDLFFVILDDCNERIDTELASHIVDLHMKRDEAINPPFTADQLRRYIRYARTFKPILTEGARKFLIAKYKELRTDDAQGYSRSSYRITVRQLESMIRLSEAIARANCVDEITPAFVAEAYDLLRQSIIRVEVDDIEVDENEEAQDEQDNADTPTDGDAMSPDSTETHDSATSAAQAPEPVAKRKTKTTVSYEKYVSMMNLIVHKIAQVEREGGTELTAPDIVDWYLLQKENDLHSESEYWSERKLAFKVLKRLVRDRILMEIHGTRHDLNDSSLPADASDTNQEKIVYVVHPNCEILDTLDQEHQSHSP from the coding sequence ATGCCGTCCCCATTACCAATAAATACCCCAAGTAGCAATAGGGCGTCGAACTCCTCACCTCCACCATCTTCATTTGGTGGCGGATTTGGTAGCGCCAGTGGTTTCgatcaagaatctcatTTAGGCTCGAGGGCACAGTTCCCTAGCTCGTCACAACCCCAGCCAGCCGCTTTCGCTGCAACCGGCACTTCGCAACTCAGCTCACAGAATGCATTTAGCGATGACAGATCTGGCGATGCCGCACCAGATCTACCGATGCAGAGcatgagaagaagaacaatcAATCATGTCAAAAAAGTGGAAGATGTTACAGGAGAGAAGGTGcgtgaagcttttgaactctTTTTAGAGGAGTTCTCGCTTCCCACTGCTGATGgtgaaagaagagataaaGTTTACAGAGCCCAGATCGAGTTTATGAAAATATATGACCTCAGTACCATTTACATTGATTACAGACACTTATCTATGAGAGAGAATGGTGCTTTGGCTTTAGCCATATCGGAGCAATATTACAgatttcttccatttcTGCTGAAAGGACTGAGAGCCGTTATTAGGAAATATGCTCCTGACCTCCTTCTTTCTGGGGATTCATTGGATAATTCCGAGGGTGGGATAGAAGACTACACAAATTCGCAAGGAAATAGTCAAGCGGCTGAGACGCGTCAAAGCACTGGATCACGGACCTCGGGCTCTCAAGAGCAGGGCGAGCGAGTATTCCAAATTAGCTTCTATAACCTGCCCACGGTTCATAGGATTCGTGATATCAGATCTGAGAAGATCGGCTCCTTGCTTAGTATCTCAGGGACAGTTACGAGGACCTCCGAGGTTCGTCCAGAACTGTTCAAGGGCAGTTTTACCTGTGATATGTGTCGTGCCATAGTTGATAATGTTGAGCAGGCATTCAAATACACTGAACCCAGCTTTTGTCCTAATCCCTCATGCGAAAATAGAGCCTTTTGGACATTGAACGTCTCGCGTTCGAAGTTTCTTGACTGGCAGAAGGCCAGAATACAGGAGAATTCCAATGAAATACCGACGGGTTCCATGCCACGTACTCTAGATGTAATCTTACGTGGTGATTGTGTGGAACGGGCCAAGCCTGGCGATCGGTGTAAATTTACAGGTACTGAGATCGTTGTTCCTAATGTGGCCCAATTAGGCTTGCCTGGTGTTAAGCCGACTTCTACCATGGATACAAAGGGAATTGCGAGAAGCTCCGAAGGTCTGAACAACGGTGTTAGCGGTCTTCGTTCCCTGGGTGTGCGTGATCTAACTTATTCGATAAGCTTTCTGGCCTGTCACGTCGTTAGTATAGGTTCTAACGTCGGACAGGCCCAACCGGATGAGACAGATCTCGAGAGCAATCTACAGGCCACTAATAATCTGCAAACTACAAATGTTTACAACGACGATGGCAAAGACCAAGAGGTTTTTTTGAACAGTTTAAATTCAAACGAAATCAACGAATTGAAAGAAATGGTGAAAGACGAACATGTCTACGACAAGCTGGTGAGATCGATCGCTCCTGCGGTCTTTGGACATGAAGCTGTTAAGAAAGGGATACTCCTTCAGATGTTGGGTGGGGTACATAAAAGCACAATTGAAGGTATAAAACTGAGAGGTGACATAAATATTTGCATTGTTGGTGATCCGTCGACATCCAAATCTCAGTTTTTGAAATATGTGACAAGTTTCGCCACAAGATCTGTGTACACATCGGGCAAGGCGTCGTCGGCCGCAGGTTTAACAGCGGCTGTGGTCAGAGATGAGGAGGGTGGCGACTACACCATCGAAGCCGGTGCTCTGATGCTTGCTGACAACGGCATTTGTTGCATCGATGAATTTGATAAGATGGACGTTTCAGATCAGGTTGCCATCCACGAAGCCATGGAGCAGCAAACCATTTCCATCGCGAAAGCTGGTATCCATGCCACCTTGAACGCAAGAACTTCGATTCTGGCTGCTGCAAACCCAGTTGGCGGTAGGTACAACAGGAAGCTTTCGCTGCGAGGCAACTTGAATATGAGTGCGCCTATCATGTCAAGATTTGACCTGTTCTTTGTCATTCTCGATGATTGCAATGAGAGAATAGACACAGAGCTGGCGTCTCACATTGTGGATTTGCACATGAAGCGGGATGAGGCTATCAATCCACCGTTCACCGCGGACCAACTCAGACGTTACATACGTTACGCCCGCACTTTCAAGCCCATTCTGACAGAGGGAGCCCGCAAATTCCTAATCGCCAAATACAAGGAACTAAGAACAGACGACGCTCAGGGCTATAGTAGATCGAGCTACAGAATCACCGTGAGACAGCTGGAAAGTATGATCCGATTGTCTGAGGCCATCGCAAGGGCCAATTGCGTCGACGAAATAACGCCTGCGTTTGTGGCGGAAGCGTACGACTTGTTGCGTCAAAGCATAATCCGTGTAGAAGTTGACGACATAGAAGTCGATGAAAACGAGGAAGCGCAGGACGAGCAGGACAACGCCGACACTCCAACCGATGGAGATGCCATGTCGCCCGATTCGACTGAAACACACGATTCCGCTACATCCGCCGCTCAAGCCCCAGAACCCGTCGCTAAACGCAAGACAAAGACTACCGTTTCCTACGAAAAGTACGTCTCCATGATGAACCTGATAGTTCACAAGATAGCGCAAGTCGAGCGTGAAGGTGGCACCGAACTTACCGCACCGGACATCGTCGATTGGTACTTGTTGCAAAAGGAGAATGACCTACATTCAGAAAGCGAGTACTGGTCCGAAAGAAAACTCGCCTTCAAAGTACTGAAAAGGCTGGTAAGAGACAGAATACTGATGGAGATACACGGCACAAGACACGACTTAAACGACTCCTCCCTTCCAGCAGACGCAAGTGACAccaatcaagaaaaaatcGTATACGTTGTTCATCCAAACTGTGAAATATTGGACACGCTCGACCAGGAGCATCAATCGCACTCCCCATAG
- the ARO8 gene encoding bifunctional 2-aminoadipate transaminase/aromatic-amino-acid:2-oxoglutarate transaminase (ancestral locus Anc_3.511), protein MTLPNARDFSHLYSEETKARKPSPLKTCIHLFHDPNIIFLGGGLPMSDFFPWDNLQANAALPPFTNGIGSALTGSKDDSLSLAVKKNEASEGDIPLARALQYGFSAGQPELIKFLKEHTEIIHDLKYANWNVIATTGNTNAWESTLRVFCNRGDVILTEAHSFSSSLSSAEAQGVACFPVPIDNDGIIPEKLEEILDNWTPEAPKPKLLYTIPTGQNPTGTSLADARKVEIYRIAQKHDFLIVEDEPYYFLQMEPYVADVKAREESQSGAKKSHEEFLKSLAKTFLSVDTEGRVIRLDSFSKVLAPGTRLGWITGAAPLLQRYVELHEMTIQAPAGFTQTLVAATLNRWGQEGYIDWLIGLRHEYTLKRDCALDGLHKYLPKSDAFKVNPPIAGMFFTVAIDASAHPAFATKFNSDPSLVEKAIYDKVIARQVLVVPGSWFKADGETVPPQPQSSKSAGNPNEIFFRGTYAAVAPEKLLEGLKRLGQALGEEFGITSA, encoded by the coding sequence ATGACGTTGCCAAATGCTAGGGATTTTTCACATTTGTATTCTGAAGAGACGAAGGCTCGTAAGCCATCTCCATTGAAGACATGTATCCACCTGTTCCATGATCCAaacatcatcttcttgGGTGGTGGGTTGCCAATGAGCGATTTCTTCCCCTGGGACAATTTGCAGGCGAATGCTGCGTTACCACCGTTCACCAATGGTATAGGATCGGCTCTGACCGGATCGAAAGACGACAGCTTAAGTCTCgctgtcaagaagaacgaagCATCCGAGGGCGATATCCCGCTGGCTAGAGCCTTGCAATACGGTTTCAGCGCCGGTCAGCCggaattgatcaagttcttgaaggaaCATACCGAGATTATTCACGACTTGAAATATGCCAACTGGAACGTGATCGCCACCACTGGTAACACCAACGCGTGGGAATCGACTCTGAGGGTTTTCTGTAACCGTGGCGATGTCATTTTGACCGAGGCTCACTCGTTCTCTTCGTCTCTGTCGTCTGCGGAGGCTCAGGGTGTCGCTTGTTTCCCGGTGCCAATCGATAACGACGGTATTATCCCAGAGAAGCTGGAGGAGATCTTGGACAACTGGACTCCAGAGGCACCAAAGCCCAAGTTGCTCTACACGATTCCGACCGGTCAGAACCCTACTGGTACGTCTTTGGCCGATGCCAGAAAGGTAGAAATCTACCGCATAGCCCAGAAGCACGACTTTTTGATTGTGGAGGATGAGCCATACTACTTCCTGCAGATGGAGCCATATGTTGCAGACGTCAAAGCCAGAGAGGAGTCGCAATCGGGcgccaagaaatctcacGAGgagttcttgaaatccttgGCAAAGACCTTTCTAAGCGTTGACACCGAGGGTCGTGTTATCAGACTGgattctttctccaaagtTTTGGCTCCAGGTACTAGACTGGGTTGGATCACTGGTGCAGCACCTTTGCTGCAGCGTTACGTTGAGCTACATGAAATGACTATTCAAGCTCCAGCTGGTTTCACACAGACGTTGGTCGCTGCTACTTTGAACCGTTGGGGTCAAGAAGGTTATATTGACTGGTTGATTGGCTTGCGTCACGAATACACTTTGAAGCGTGACTGTGCTCTCGACGGTCTTCACAAATATTTGCCAAAATCGGATGCATTCAAGGTGAACCCGCCCATTGCCGGTATGTTCTTCACCGTTGCTATCGATGCCAGTGCCCACCCAGCCTTCGCAACTAAATTCAACTCTGATCCATCCCTAGTTGAGAAGGCGATTTACGACAAAGTCATCGCTAGGCAGGTATTAGTCGTACCAGGTAGTTGGTTCAAGGCAGATGGCGAAACTGTCCCACCTCAACCTCAAAGCTCGAAAAGTGCTGGCAACCCAAATgagattttcttcagaggTACATACGCTGCTGTCGCTCCAGAAAAGCTACTTGAAGgtttgaaaagattggGACAGGCGCTAGGCGAGGAGTTCGGTATTACCAGCGCTTAG
- the PPT1 gene encoding protein serine/threonine phosphatase, protein MSSLSAEQIAKALELKNEGNVFIKKQDYAKAAELYTKAIELDPNHSAYFSNRALAHLKLDNFQSCLHDCDEALALDPANLKAHHRRGLAYIGLLEFKKARSDLQIVLKSKPGDVTAKRALGVCEKFIREERFRKAIGGDEEYGKVDFCESLKLETYDANTDLAKYEGPKLELEQLTDAKGDAAGAEVKNMTTEFISRLVNEVFLQSKNIPKKYAAAIISHANRLFRREPTVVELSNRSDPSVTISVCGDTHGQLYDVLNIFRKFGKVGPNHIYLFNGDFVDRGSWSCEVALLFYSLKILYPDSIYLNRGNHESNNMNKIYGFEDECKYKYSARIFDMFSQSFESLPLATVINNDYLVMHGGLPSDTSCTLEDFKKINRFSQPPREGAFMELLWSDPQEADGFGPSQRGLGFAFGSDITAQFLQKNKLRKIFRSHEVRMGGVQLEHNGKLVTVFSAPNYCDSQGNLGGIIHVVPGKGQLIQNGNDDEDLIIETFEAVPHPDVKPMAYSNGGLGF, encoded by the coding sequence ATGAGCAGTCTGTCTGCGGAACAGATTGCCAAGGCTCTCGAACTCAAAAATGAAGGTAATGTCTTTATCAAGAAACAGGATTATGCCAAGGCTGCCGAGCTGTACACCAAGGCTATCGAACTTGATCCCAACCATTCTGCTTATTTTTCGAATAGAGCGTTAGCCCATTTGAAATTGGATAATTTCCAAAGCTGTTTGCATGATTGCGACGAGGCTTTAGCTCTAGATCCGGCCAACTTGAAAGCGCATCATAGACGTGGACTAGCTTATATTGGTCTGCttgagttcaagaaagctaGAAGTGATTTACAGAttgttttgaagagcaagcCGGGGGATGTCACTGCAAAGAGAGCTTTGGGCGTTTGCGAGAAATTCATTCGTGAAGAGAGGTTCAGGAAAGCCATAGgaggagatgaagaataCGGTAAAGTTGATTTCTGtgagagcttgaaattgGAAACGTATGATGCAAATACTGATCTGGCCAAGTACGAAGGACCAAAATTGGAACTTGAGCAATTGACAGATGCAAAAGGCGATGCGGCGGGTGCGGAGGTTAAAAACATGACGACCGAGTTCATTTCGAGACTGGTGAACGAAGTTTTCTTGCAAAGCAAGAATATTCCGAAAAAATACGCTGCCGCTATCATTTCTCATGCTAATAGACTGTTCCGCCGCGAACCTACTGTGGTGGAACTTTCTAATAGATCCGACCCGAGTGTAACGATTTCAGTCTGTGGCGATACGCATGGTCAGCTCTACGATGTGCTTAATATATTCCGCAAGTTTGGCAAAGTGGGGCCAAACCATATTTATCTATTCAATGGTGACTTTGTGGATCGCGGATCATGGTCCTGTGAGGTGGCACTGCTCTTTTACAGTTTGAAAATTCTCTACCCAGACAGCATTTATCTGAATAGAGGCAATCATGAAAGCAATAACATGAATAAGATTTACGGCTTCGAAGACGAGTGCAAGTACAAATATTCGGCACGCATCTTTGACATGTTCTCGCAGAGTTTCGAAAGCTTGCCGCTTGCTACGGTGATCAACAACGACTACCTTGTGATGCATGGTGGGCTGCCAAGTGACACTTCCTGCACTTTggaagatttcaagaaaatcAACAGGTTTTCACAACCACCAAGAGAAGGAGCCTTTATGGAGCTATTGTGGTCAGACCCTCAGGAAGCCGACGGCTTCGGGCCCTCACAACGTGGCCTCGGTTTCGCATTCGGGTCTGATATTACTGCACAGTTTTTGCAAAAGAACAAGCTTCGTAAGATCTTCAGGTCTCATGAAGTAAGAATGGGCGGTGTTCAATTGGAGCACAATGGTAAGCTGGTCACGGTCTTCAGTGCGCCAAATTACTGCGACAGCCAGGGAAATTTGGGTGGCATTATTCATGTGGTCCCCGGCAAAGGGCAGCTCATTCAAAATGGTaacgacgacgaggactTGATTATCGAAACTTTCGAAGCAGTTCCTCATCCTGACGTCAAGCCAATGGCGTACTCCAACGGCGGTCTTGGATTCTGA
- the GPH1 gene encoding glycogen phosphorylase (ancestral locus Anc_3.510) → MTTSTSNDMIPEEPRAPHVPRLTRRLTGFLPQEIKSIDNIIPLHCRKVWSKHQVKKFEDNEGFQQRFIGHVETTLARSLYNCDDLAAYEATSLSVRDNLIINWNATQQRITARDPKRVYYLSLEFLMGRALDNALINMEVEKPDGKGMESSRALVSKSLDDLGFRLEDVLEKEPDAALGNGGLGRLAACFVDSMATQNIPAWGYGLRYEYGIFAQKIIDGYQVETPDYWLNFGDPWEIERNEIHVPVTFYGYVDRPSGDTSTLAPSEWIGGERVLAVAYDFPVPGYKTSTVNNLRLWKAKPTTEFDFAKFNSGDYKNSVDQQQRAESITAVLYPNDNFNQGKELRLKQQYFWCAASLHDIIRRFKKSHKPWSEFPEQVAIQLNDTHPTLAVVELQRILVDMEKLDWHAAWDIVVKTFSYTNHTVMQEALEKWPVGLFGKLLPRHLEIIYDVNWFFLKEVEKKFPKDLGLLGRVSIIEEASPERQIRMAFLAIVGSHKVNGVAELHSELIKTTIFQDFVKVYGEKKFTNVTNGITPRRWLKQANPKLAELIGQAIDDPDENYLLDMSRLTELAKKADDPDFQEKWDKVKAANKVQLADLIRDINNGVDIIDREHINNTLFDIQVKRIHEYKRQQMNIFGVIYRYLAIKRLLKEGASIKEVAKKYPRKASIFGGKSAPGYYMAKLIIKLINSVAEVVNNDKEIQDLLKVVFIPDYNVSKAEIIIPASDLSEHISTAGTEASGTSNMKFVMNGGLIIGTVDGANVEITREIGEDNIFLFGNLSENVEELRYNHQFHEAEMPTELDVVLKCIESGKFCPDNASEFRPLTDSIKQHGDYYLVSDDFESYLATQELVDEVYHGQRQEWIKKSILSVANVGFFSSDRCIEEYSETIWNVEPVKPEE, encoded by the coding sequence ATGACCACTAGTACGTCGAATGACATGATTCCTGAGGAGCCACGTGCTCCTCACGTCCCCCGTTTGACTAGAAGGCTGACCGGGTTCTTGCCCCAGGAGATCAAGTCGATCGATAACATCATCCCATTGCACTGCAGAAAGGTATGGAGCAAGCATCAGgtcaagaagttcgaaGATAACGAAGGGTTCCAACAGAGGTTTATAGGTCACGTGGAGACGACGTTAGCGAGGTCACTTTACAACTGCGATGACCTGGCAGCCTACGAGGCCACGTCTCTCAGTGTTCGAGACAATCTGATCATCAATTGGAATGCTACGCAGCAAAGAATCACCGCTCGGGACCCTAAGCGTGTTTACTACCTGTCTTTGGAGTTCTTGATGGGCAGGGCTCTTGACAATGCGTTGATCAATATGGAGGTGGAAAAGCCGGACGGCAAAGGTATGGAAAGCTCGAGGGCGTTGGTGTCGAAGTCTTTGGATGACTTGGGGTTCCGCTTGGAGGACGTTCTTGAGAAGGAGCCGGACGCGGCGCTAGGTAACGGTGGTCTTGGAAGGTTGGCAGCCTGTTTCGTTGACTCGATGGCTACACAGAATATACCGGCTTGGGGTTACGGACTCCGTTACGAATATGGTATATTTGCGCAGAAGATCATCGATGGCTATCAGGTTGAGACCCCTGACTACTGGCTGAACTTTGGCGATCCGTGGGAGATTGAACGGAACGAAATTCACGTTCCGGTGACATTTTACGGTTATGTAGATAGGCCATCTGGAGATACGTCGACTTTAGCTCCTTCTGAGTGGATTGGTGGTGAGCGAGTTCTTGCTGTGGCATACGATTTTCCTGTACCTGGTTACAAAACTTCTACCGTTAACAATTTGAGGCTGTGGAAGGCTAAGCCTACAACAGAGTTTGATTTTGCTAAGTTCAACAGCGGTGATTACAAGAATTCAGttgaccagcagcagcgcGCCGAGTCCATCACAGCTGTTTTGTATCCGAACGACAATTTTAACCAGGGCAAAGAGTTGAGATTAAAGCAGCAGTATTTCTGGTGTGCGGCATCGCTACATGAcatcatcagaagattcaaaaagaGTCATAAACCTTGGTCAGAGTTCCCTGAGCAGGTAGCAATTCAGTTGAATGATACGCACCCTACTTTGGCCGTCGTtgagctgcaaagaatccTAGTTGACATGGAGAAACTGGATTGGCATGCGGCTTGGGATATCGTTGTCAAGACTTTCTCTTACACCAACCACACGGTGATGCAGGAAGCATTGGAGAAGTGGCCGGTCGGGTTATTTGGCAAGTTGCTACCTAGACATCTTGAGATTATCTACGATGTCAACTGGTTCTTCTTAAAGgaagttgagaagaaatttcCAAAGGACTTGGGATTGCTCGGACGTGTGTCAATTATTGAGGAAGCTTCTCCTGAGAGACAGATAAGaatggctttcttggctATTGTTGGCTCTCACAAAGTGAATGGTGTCGCGGAGCTGCATTCTGAACTTATCAAGACAACCATATTCCAAGACTTTGTCAAGGTCTATGGCGAAAAGAAGTTCACTAACGTGACTAACGGTATTACTCCAAGAAGATGGTTGAAGCAGGCTAATCCCAAGCTGGCTGAATTGATTGGACAAGCTATCGACGATCCTGATGAAAACTATTTGTTGGATATGTCCAGATTAACTgaactggcaaagaaggCGGATGACCCTGATTTCCAGGAGAAATGGGATAAAGTTAAAGCTGCTAATAAGGTGCAGTTGGCTGATCTGATCAGAGACATCAACAATGGCGTCGACATCATCGATAGAGAGCACATCAACAACACCTTGTTTGACATTCAGGTCAAACGAATTCATGAATACAAGCGTCAACAGATGAATATCTTTGGTGTCATCTACCGGTACCTAGCCATAAAGAGATTGCTGAAAGAGGGAGCTTCTATTAAAGAAGTGGCGAAGAAGTATCCACGCAAGGCATCCATTTTTGGTGGTAAGAGCGCGCCTGGTTATTACATGGCCAAGCTTATCATCAAACTGATCAACTCAGTTGCCGAAGTGGTTAATAACGATAAGGAAATTCAGGACTTATTGAAAGTGGTCTTTATTCCTGACTACAACGTTTCAAAGGCCGAAATCATCATTCCCGCCAGTGATTTGAGTGAACATATTTCTACAGCTGGTACCGAGGCCTCCGGTACATCCAACATGAAGTTTGTCATGAACGGTGGCTTAATTATCGGCACAGTTGATGGTGCTAATGTCGAAATCACCAGAGAGATTGGTGAGGACAATATTTTCTTGTTTGGTAATTTGAGTGAGAATGTCGAGGAGTTGAGATATAACCACCAGTTCCATGAAGCTGAAATGCCCACCGAATTGGATGTGGTCCTTAAATGCATCGAGAGCGGCAAATTTTGTCCGGACAATGCGAGCGAGTTCAGGCCCTTGACGGATAGCATCAAGCAACATGGTGACTACTACTTAGTGAGCGATGACTTTGAATCATATCTGGCCACCCAAGAATTGGTTGATGAAGTTTACCATGGGCAGAGGCAAGAGTGGATTAAGAAATCTATCTTGAGTGTTGCCAATGTTGGTTTCTTTAGCAGTGATCGTTGCATTGAGGAGTACTCCGAAACTATCTGGAATGTTGAACCAGTGAAGCCAGAAGAGTGA
- the KEX1 gene encoding serine-type carboxypeptidase (ancestral locus Anc_3.512) — translation MLPWSYLGWISFTLALARGLLTAGDYYVSPELIPGLSAIEDEELVPEMYAGHIPFEGENEGEIMKYFFWKFCHPRQYSDTLVFWFNGGPGCSSMDGALLETGAFRINSDGKAYLNPGSWHTRADIVYVDQPVGTGFSTSSSEPPSYDDDLLLVTEHFMGFLDSYFQSFPDDLAKEIILAGESYAGQYLPFFAEAIMKHNADLEDKYIKYDLKAILIGNGWVDPNTQSLSYLPFAVEKGLIERTNPHFSDLLRAHEDCQNVINRHVDGTDQKFAYEECEQIITLLLKFTKDTSSDAAEDEVCLNVYDYTLRDSYPSCGMNWPSELPNIPKFFSTPGVMEALHLDAESVPRWHECDTGVLKSLKNLRSRPSVELLPSILESGVEVLLFNGDHDLVCNNKGVLDYVGNLNWGGQRGWSDKKQSYEWYHLNSESYAEELAGYVEHDRNLTFISIYNASHMVANDHSLVSRGVLDIYMNNVLLEVIEGENFLLSADDLDTLEDDEDDEEDHKEDNEITDDESSDDNEIDDGENGDNDDISESPNLENSTLLKKVKSFIVATMSLSLFGAICYYLYLKRFKRRRRAILVDPTNRHDSQNKTVSWADDLETGTESDLDQAQGRKAPTGGRKKNSYTSVPSTDLDESFELDDF, via the coding sequence ATGTTACCATGGTCGTACTTGGGTTGGATCTCCTTTACGCTCGCTTTGGCTCGCGGTTTGCTCACCGCAGGGGATTACTATGTGTCGCCCGAGCTAATACCAGGACTGTCGGCGATTGAGGACGAGGAATTGGTCCCAGAGATGTATGCTGGACATATCCCATTTGAGGGTGAGAACGAGGGCGAGATTATGAAgtatttcttctggaagttCTGTCACCCCAGACAGTACTCTGACACTCTGGTTTTCTGGTTTAACGGTGGTCCTGGATGTTCTTCTATGGATGGTGCCCTTTTGGAGACCGGTGCTTTCCGGATTAATTCCGATGGCAAGGCGTATCTGAACCCTGGCTCTTGGCACACTCGGGCAGACATTGTCTATGTGGATCAGCCTGTTGGCACAGGCTTCTCAACTTCCAGCAGTGAGCCACCAAGCTACGACGATGACCTCCTGCTGGTCACAGAGCATTTCATGGGGTTTCTGGACAGCTACTTCCAGTCTTTTCCGGATGATTTGGCGAAAGAAATCATTCTGGCAGGAGAAAGCTATGCTGGTCAGTATCTGCCCTTCTTCGCGGAAGCCATTATGAAGCACAACGCTGATTTGGAAGACAAGTACATTAAGTATGACCTGAAAGCTATTCTCATAGGAAATGGGTGGGTTGATCCTAACACGCAATCGCTGTCGTATTTGCCCTTCGCTGTGGAGAAAGGCCTGATCGAAAGGACTAATCCACACTTCTCCGACCTCCTCAGGGCCCATGAGGACTGTCAAAATGTCATCAACCGCCATGTGGATGGAACAGATCAAAAATTCGCCTACGAGGAATGCGAACAGATAATCACTTTACTTTTAAAATTCACGAAGGACACGTCTTCTGACGCCGCCGAGGATGAAGTTTGTTTGAATGTCTATGATTATACTCTAAGAGACTCCTACCCTTCATGTGGAATGAATTGGCCCTCTGAGTTACCTAATATACcgaaattcttcagcacgCCCGGCGTTATGGAAGCCTTACATTTGGATGCAGAGAGCGTGCCAAGATGGCATGAATGTGACACGGGAGTGCTaaaatcattgaagaacttgagaTCTAGGCCATCAGTTGAGCTCCTTCCTTCGATCCTTGAGTCTGGAGTGGAGGTCTTACTCTTTAACGGTGACCATGATTTGGTATGCAATAACAAGGGTGTTCTGGATTATGTAGGCAATCTCAATTGGGGCGGACAGAGAGGTTGGAGCGATAAGAAGCAATCTTATGAGTGGTACCACCTCAATTCCGAGTCGTATGCGGAAGAGCTTGCTGGCTATGTGGAGCACGATAGAAATTTAACGTTTATCAGCATTTACAATGCGTCACATATGGTTGCGAATGACCATAGTCTGGTGAGCAGAGGAGTGCTGGATATTTATATGAATAACGTCCTTCTCGAGGTGATTGAGGGAGAAAACTTTTTACTGAGTGCTGATGACCTCGATACTTTggaggacgatgaagacgacgaggaagatcatAAAGAGGACAACGAGATCactgatgatgaaagctCAGATGATAATGAGATTGACGATGGAGAAAATGGAGATAACGACGATATTTCTGAGTCACCAAACTTAGAGAATAGCACATTGCTTAAAAAAGTGAAGAGTTTTATCGTGGCCACCATGAGTTTGTCTCTCTTTGGAGCAATTTGCTATTATCTGTAtctgaaaagattcaagcGTAGAAGACGTGCGATCCTCGTGGATCCAACGAACAGACATGACAGCCAGAACAAGACAGTGTCATGGGCGGATGATCTCGAGACAGGCACTGAATCCGACCTTGACCAGGCGCAAGGTAGAAAAGCTCCAACAGGCggcaggaagaagaactcgTATACTAGTGTTCCAAGTACTGACTTGGATGAATCTTTCGAGTTGGATGACTTTTAG